Proteins from one Sarcophilus harrisii chromosome 2, mSarHar1.11, whole genome shotgun sequence genomic window:
- the LOC105749252 gene encoding chymase-like, giving the protein MPPGSDTLQEVELTLMNPSDCKDFGSFDERSQLCVGNPNSRKAIFMGDSGGPLVCCDVAQGIVSYGNKNAKPPSGFTRITHYRSWIDQILKAN; this is encoded by the exons ATGCCCCCGGGATCAGACACTTTACAGGAGGTGGAACTGACACTAATGAATCCCAGTGACTGCAAAGATTTTGGCTCTTTTGATGAGAGATCCCAGTTGTGTGTAGGGAATCCCAACTCAAGGAAAGCAATATTTATG GGAGATTCTGGAGGCCCCCTCGTTTGTTGTGATGTGGCCCAAGGCATTGTCTCCTatggaaacaaaaatgcaaaaccaCCTTCAGGCTTCACAAGAATTACACATTACCGCTCCTGGATTGATCAAATCCTAAAGGCAAATTAG